The Planctomycetota bacterium DNA window GGCCGCCGACGCCGCCCGAGCCGTTCGGGCGCTCTACGGCGAGTTCTTTCTCCGGCCCCCCAAGGGCTAGGCGGGCCCGCGCGTCCCCCGGCGCTCCGGCCACAGACCCACGAGGAGCGCGCCCGTGAATCGAGCCGCGTCCAACCGCCTTGCGGCGCTGGCCTGCGGCCTGCTGCTGGCCGCGACGGCCGGCGCCGCGGCGCCGCCCGCGCCGGCCCCCCAGGTCGCCTTCACCGGGCTCGAGAAGATTCCTGCCGAGCCGCGGGCCGTCTTCGAGGCCTACCACCGCGCCGTCGCCGCGCGCAAGGTGGCCGACGCCCTGGCGTGTCTGCACGACGGCTTCCTCGGCGACGACGGGGGCAAGGCCGAGCGGAAGAAGCGCCTGGCGATGAACTGGCGAAACTACACCTTCGAGGCCGCGAGCATCGAGGTGGAGAGCGCCGCGGCGGCCACGTCCTACACCCGCCCGCGCTCCCTGCGAGCCCCCGAGAAAACCTGGACCGGCGAACTATGCGTGGTGGCGAGCCGGACCACGGTCCAACTCGTCCAGCCCCAGGCGAAGGCCCGGCAGGCCCAGAAGCTCCCCCTCACCCAGACCGTGCTGCGGAGGGACGGCGGCAGGTGGCTCATCGTGGCCGACCACGCCGACTCGCGCGCCCAGAAGGCCCTCCTCCTCGCCACCGACCTCACGGCGGCGCTCAAGACCTCTCTTGCGGCCACGAAGCTCTGGGATGGCGCGAAGGACTTGCCCGCCCTCGAGGCGATCCGGGCCAAGGCGCCCGGCCTGCCCGCAGCCGCCGCGCTCACGTGGGAGCCATTCGGCATCGCCATGACCGGCCCTGACCGCGACCAGCCGACCATCCGCGGGCGCCTGCTCGGGGCACTGCCAGGCCGCGCGCCCGGCGCCCCGCCGTTGTGCTACCTGGTCGTGCTCTCTACCGTGATGGAGAAAGACCGCCTGCGCCTGGTCACCATCGCGGCCAAGGCCATCCCCTATGAGCCGCCCGAGAAGGAAGAGCCGGAGAAGGAGGAGCCGGAGGACGTGGGCGACGTTGGATGAACGTCCCGCGCTCCGCGTCGTCCCCGCGAACCTGGGAAAGGAGACCCCCGTGCCTGAGAACCGCCACCAGATCAATCGCCGCGCCTTTCTCGGCGGGGCCGCGGCGTCGGCCCTCGCCCTCGGGTGCCGGCGGCTGCACATCGTGCCGCGCCATGCGATCGGCGGCCCCCGAGTCATCCCCCCGAGCGACAAGATCAACGTGGCCGGCATCGGCTGCGGCGGCAAGGGGGCCAGCGACGTCGCGGGCCTGGAGAGCGAGAACATCGTCGCCCTGTGCGACGTGGATACCGCCCGCGGAGCCGGCATCTTCAAGCGCTTCGCCAACGCCAAGGTGTTCCAGGACTACCGCGTAATGCTCCAGGAGATGGACAAGCAGATTGACGCGGTGACCGTCTCCACCGCCGACCACAGCCACGCCCCTGCCTCGATGATGGCGATCCGGATGGGCAAGCACTGCTTCACCCAGAAGCCGCTCACCCACTCGATGTTCGAGGCCCGCGCCCTCGCCGAAGCCGCCCGCAAACACAAGGTCGCCACTGTCATGGGCATCCAGGGCCATTGCGGCGAGCACCAGCGTGTGCTGTGCGAATGGGTCTGGGCCGGCATCCTCGGCCCCGTCCGCGAAGTCCACATCTGGACCGACCGCCCCGGCAAGTGGTGGAACACGCAGGGCATGGACCGCCCGAAGGACACGCCCCCCTGCCCGCCGAGCCTCGACTGGAACCTGTGGCTCGGCCCCGCCCCCGAGCGGCCCTACCACCCCGTCTACCACCCCTTCGCCTGGCGCGGCTGGTGGGACTTCGGCACGGGCGCCCTCGGCGACATCGCGTGCCACGCCTTCGACGGCGTCTTCTGGGCGCTCAAGATCGGCCAGGCCAAGTCGTTCGAGGTCGAAGCCGTCCACTCCGGCCACAACGGCGAAACCTATCCCAAGTGGTCCATCATCACCTACCGCATCCCCGCGCGCGCCGACATGCCCGAACTGAAGCTCGTGTGGTACGACGGCGGCAAGACGGCGGAGCGCCCGAAGGAACTGGAGCCTGACCGCAAGCTGGGCGACAACGGCCAGCTCCTCATCGGCGACAAGGCCACGATGCTCGACGGCCGCATCATCCCCGAGGCGAAGATGAAGGAGATGCAGCCCGCCCTGCCGCCCAAGACCCTGCCCCGCTCGCCCGGCATCTACGAGGAGTACAAGCGCGCCATCCGCGGCGGCGAGCCGTGCGGCGCCAACTTCCCCGACTTCGCCGGCCCGCTCGCCGAACTCGTCCTCAGCGGCAACGTCGCCATCCGCTTCCCGCAGACGAAGCTGGCCTGGGACTGGCGCCGCCTCAAGTGCACCAACATCCCCGAGGCCAACCAGTACGTCCACCGCGAATACCGCAAGGGATGGACGCTATAGAGTGGAAGCCCAATGGCCAATGTCCAACTCACAGTCCTCAAAGACCAAGTAGGGAGGAAGCGGGCACCTCGATAGTCTCAGGGCCTGTTTCAGAACGAACCGAATGCGGACGTGTCGTCGCGAGCCTGTCGAATGATCTTTCGGGGGCTTGCCGCCGCAAGAGTGCCGGAGGCGAGCGGCTTGGCGGCCTCTCGCCGCGTCATGGGGCGGTGGGCCTCGAGCCCGAGAGGATCACCCGGCGGTCGAAGCGGCCGGCGGTGTCGGGGTGCTGCTGGTTCTGGGTGAAGCGCTTGACCTGGTCGCGGGTGAACTCGATGGTCTCGCCGAGGGTGACTACGCCGTCGGCGTTGCCGCCGAAGTCACGCCGGTCCGCCTGCCCGGCGATGGCCTGGAGGAAGAACCAGGTAAAGACGCCGTGGCCGCCGCCGAGGTTGGCGTTCTCGAGGCTGGTCTCGCCCGCCTCGCAGCTCGTGAAGATGAGGCGGAGCTGCGGCACGTCGTTCGGCCCCTTCGCCGCGCCCTCCAGCGCGCGGAGGCCTTCCACGATCTTATTGTCCTTCGGGCCGCGGAGGCCCACCGTGGGGTCGGTGATGCCGGCCGCGTGGCACGTGTCGGCGAGCACGAGGATGTTCCTGGCCCGCAGGCGGTTCAGGTCGTCGCGGAACTCCTCCATCGCATAGGCCGTGGCGGCCATGTGCTCGGGGTCGGTGTCGTGGGTGATGAGGTAGAGGCGCTGGAGCTCGCGCGGGTCGGGGCCGCCGTGGCCCGACCAGGCGACGACCACGAAATCGCCCTCCTGCACCTCGCGCAGGCGCTCGCGGAGGGCGATCTTGACGTTCTGCGTGGTGGCGTCCTGGTTGCACAGGAGTGTGACGCTGTCGAAGCGGCCTCCGTCGGGGCTGCGCAGGTGGGCGGCGAGGGCCTGGGCGTCGCGGGCCGCGTAGCGCAGGTCGGTGAGGCCCATCTTGCCGCGGAACTTGTGCTCGCTCACGCCCACGATGACGGCGTAGCGGCGCGAGATGGGCGCCGGCAGCCCTCCCACGGCCGGCCCGGGCGTGGTCGTGGTGGGCGGGGGCATCACGGGCTGGCTGGCAAGCAGCGCGGCGTTGGCCTTCTGGGCCTTCGCCAAGCGGTCGTAGTCGGCCTCGGCCGTCTTCATCAGGTCGGCCACGGCTTTGCGGGCCATGCGCTGGCGCACCTCCATGCCGTCCTGGGGCCCTCGCAGGGCCGCGATGCCCAGGGAGAACATGGTGAGCGGCAGGGCGAGGATGTCGTAGGTGCCTTTGGCCTGGTAGGGGTACTCGGCCACGGGCGAGCCGTCGCACCGCCGTAGCGTCACCACCACGTCGCACACCCATTCCGAGTGGTACGACAGGGGCCAGACGCCCAGGGTGCAGATGCTCATGAGAGCCAGGAAGCCGAGGCGCGGTCCGTCGTCCTCGTGGTTCGTCACCATGTGGATGTCGGCCACGAGGTTGGCGGGGTCGGGGCCGAAGAGCGAGGCGGCCTCGGACTGGCGGAGGAGGGCGGTGACGACCTGTCTGCCGCCGAGTTGGTTCTCCTGGGCGGCCTTGGCCCACGATCCGGTGAACTCCTCAGTGATCTTGCCCAGGCGGAGGATGGGCGGCTTCTCCATCCGCTTGAGCTCCACACGCTCGGGGCCGCGGCGGATCATGCACCCGCTGGCCGCCAGGCAGGCCGCCAGCAGGACCGTCGCCCCTACGAGTCGCCGTCCATACATGAAGATCTCCGGGATTGCTCATAGTGCGGGCTTCAGGCCGTGTCGGGCCGGCACGGGCTGAAGCCCGCACCGCAAGCCTACGTATCCTTCTGCACGCTCTTGGCGGCCTCGAGCGGCAGGAGCCACACGTTGCGGAAGAAGACCTTGTTCCCGTGGTTCTGGAGGTAGAGCGGCCCGGGCTCGGGACCCTCGGGCTTGCCCGCGCCCGTCTTGTTGGGCACCTCGACGTTGTCGTGAATCTTCACGCCGTTGTGCAGCACGGTGATGCGCGCGTTCTCGGTCTTCTTCTTGTCGGCGTCCCAGCGCGGGGCGCGGAAGGTGATGTCATAGGTCTGCCACTCGCCCGGCGGCTTGGCCTGATTGGTGTCGGGGGGCTTGAACTGGTAGATCGCCCCGCAGCCGCCCTTCTGCGGCGGGCCGCCGGCGGTGTTCAGAATCTGGATTTCGTAGCGGTTCTGAAGGTAGACGCCGCTGTTGCCCGGCGTCTTCTTGCCCGTCGGGTCGGGCTGGATATTGAACTCCAGATGGAGCTGGCAGTCGCCGAACTTGTCCTTCGTGATTGCCCCAACCTCCAGGAAGCCATCGGGCGTCACCTTCGCGTTATTCCACCGCGACGTGTCCTTGCCGTCGAAGAGCACGATGGCGCCCTCGGGCGGCTTGAGCCCCTCGGTGGGCTTGGCCTCTTCGCCGCCCCGGGCCGCCACGCAGGCCAGCCACGCTCCCAGCACGACAAGCGTTCTCATGCCACTGACTCTCCACAATTCCGGTGAGCAGTTCCGCCGTGCGGGGTCCATCGTGCCACGGCGGGGCGCGATTGTCAACCGCGGCCGCCTCTGTGGGAGCCTCTACGCCGCGGGCGGAAGAGCCCCCTGGGGTCGGCGCCCAGCAGGCCGGCGCAGTAGCTTCGCCTGTCCACGGGCGTCAGGTGCGCGGCCATCGCCTGGGTGATGAGCGGCACGAGGCGGAAGCGGTCGAGGCGGTCCGCGATCGCTTCGAGATGCTCGTCGCGGGTCATCCAGTGCAAGCGGTCGCAGGCCCGCAGATTCATCGGGCGACGGTAACCACGCAGGGTGCACTGGCGGCGGACATTGTAGTAGCAGGGGAAGTACGACAGGGCCAGCTCGCGCAGCGAGCGGTAGATCGGCTCGCGGAAGCGGAGGCCGACGCAGTTGCTCTTGGCCACGGCGCCCCAGTGGCCGCCGCGGCGGAAGAGGGCCAGCAGGTGCACGTCATCGAGGCCTCTGGCCGCCACGAGTTCGAGAATCAGCGGCGGGTGGCCGAGGCGGCGCAGCGCGGCGGCGGCGAACAGCGCACCGTCGAAGCAGTGCGCCCGACGGTCGCGCAGCACGCGCAGCGGGCAGCGGTAGACAGGCTCGGTGCTGTAGGGGATGGCGTCGAGGAAAGCCTGGATGGCGGCGGGACTCGTCCATCGCGCGGCCGTCCGCCGCTCGCGGGGCGTCAGGCTCGCCTCGAACCGCTCGGCCTCGGGGCTGCCGCTGTGTCCTGCTCGGCTCATTGCCGGCCTCCTCGCACGCGCCCGCCCTGCGTCGGCCCTCACCTGGCGCCCCGCACGTTCAGCCGCACGGCCCACACGCTGCGGACGGCGGTGATGAAGAGCGTGCGGCGGTCGAGGCCGCCAAAGACGCAGTTGGCCGCGGCCTGCGGCGTGCGAATCTTGCCCAGGAGCTTGCCCTCGGGGTTGAACACCTGCACGCCGTCGCCAGCCGTGCAGTAGAGGCGTCCCTCCGCGTCGCACCGAAAGCCATCGGGCACGCCGGGGTCAATGCGGAACAGCACCTCGCCGCCCTCGAGCGTGTTGTGCATTGTGGGCGGCGTGTCCCCACGCCGCGTATCGCGGGACGGAGACGTCCCGCCCACAAGCACCCTGAAACGGCGGACGACCGGCTCGGCCCGATCGCTGTTCGCCACGTAGAGCAGCCGCTCGTCGGGCGAGAAGGCCAGGCCGTTGGGGCGGAACAGGTTCTCCACCACCGGCGTCGGCTCCTTCGCCCCGGGGTCGAGACGGAACACGCAGCAGGCCGG harbors:
- a CDS encoding Gfo/Idh/MocA family oxidoreductase; amino-acid sequence: MPENRHQINRRAFLGGAAASALALGCRRLHIVPRHAIGGPRVIPPSDKINVAGIGCGGKGASDVAGLESENIVALCDVDTARGAGIFKRFANAKVFQDYRVMLQEMDKQIDAVTVSTADHSHAPASMMAIRMGKHCFTQKPLTHSMFEARALAEAARKHKVATVMGIQGHCGEHQRVLCEWVWAGILGPVREVHIWTDRPGKWWNTQGMDRPKDTPPCPPSLDWNLWLGPAPERPYHPVYHPFAWRGWWDFGTGALGDIACHAFDGVFWALKIGQAKSFEVEAVHSGHNGETYPKWSIITYRIPARADMPELKLVWYDGGKTAERPKELEPDRKLGDNGQLLIGDKATMLDGRIIPEAKMKEMQPALPPKTLPRSPGIYEEYKRAIRGGEPCGANFPDFAGPLAELVLSGNVAIRFPQTKLAWDWRRLKCTNIPEANQYVHREYRKGWTL
- a CDS encoding caspase family protein; protein product: MYGRRLVGATVLLAACLAASGCMIRRGPERVELKRMEKPPILRLGKITEEFTGSWAKAAQENQLGGRQVVTALLRQSEAASLFGPDPANLVADIHMVTNHEDDGPRLGFLALMSICTLGVWPLSYHSEWVCDVVVTLRRCDGSPVAEYPYQAKGTYDILALPLTMFSLGIAALRGPQDGMEVRQRMARKAVADLMKTAEADYDRLAKAQKANAALLASQPVMPPPTTTTPGPAVGGLPAPISRRYAVIVGVSEHKFRGKMGLTDLRYAARDAQALAAHLRSPDGGRFDSVTLLCNQDATTQNVKIALRERLREVQEGDFVVVAWSGHGGPDPRELQRLYLITHDTDPEHMAATAYAMEEFRDDLNRLRARNILVLADTCHAAGITDPTVGLRGPKDNKIVEGLRALEGAAKGPNDVPQLRLIFTSCEAGETSLENANLGGGHGVFTWFFLQAIAGQADRRDFGGNADGVVTLGETIEFTRDQVKRFTQNQQHPDTAGRFDRRVILSGSRPTAP
- a CDS encoding DUF1080 domain-containing protein; translated protein: MRTLVVLGAWLACVAARGGEEAKPTEGLKPPEGAIVLFDGKDTSRWNNAKVTPDGFLEVGAITKDKFGDCQLHLEFNIQPDPTGKKTPGNSGVYLQNRYEIQILNTAGGPPQKGGCGAIYQFKPPDTNQAKPPGEWQTYDITFRAPRWDADKKKTENARITVLHNGVKIHDNVEVPNKTGAGKPEGPEPGPLYLQNHGNKVFFRNVWLLPLEAAKSVQKDT
- a CDS encoding SMP-30/gluconolactonase/LRE family protein; the protein is MADFEILDGAFQTILASDSKLRLIADGFQFTEGPVWFDDGECLLFSDIPADTIYRWKEGEGHAVWRKPSHHTNGNTLDRQGRLISCEHGSRRVTRTEPDGSVTVLAATYGGRRLNSPNDAVVKSDGTLWFTDPPYGIRPEEQEQPACCVFRLDPGAKEPTPVVENLFRPNGLAFSPDERLLYVANSDRAEPVVRRFRVLVGGTSPSRDTRRGDTPPTMHNTLEGGEVLFRIDPGVPDGFRCDAEGRLYCTAGDGVQVFNPEGKLLGKIRTPQAAANCVFGGLDRRTLFITAVRSVWAVRLNVRGAR